In a genomic window of Rhopalosiphum maidis isolate BTI-1 chromosome 4, ASM367621v3, whole genome shotgun sequence:
- the LOC113550624 gene encoding ATP-dependent RNA helicase DHX8, translating into MDELPKLEHLSLVSKICTELENHLGLNDKDLAEFIIDLAFNNDTLETFKKALLKNGAEFSDSFIANLLRIIQHMQPKTSKQSGNKLYDNTDKSDTLACKFPGLAIPNDIVGEENDPISAVMAELESFAPILSTNGAVDDKTNKSNVSHDKRLSRSRSKSHDRQHRRRSSKNRSRSREKHRKDKSRDRQRDRSRDRQRDRSRDRQRDRSRDRQRERSRDKQRDRQGDRSRNKQSDRHHKEKSFRDRSKEKRRDQNNDRYRNQDRYDHHNSNRSRSEDGQRKERHDKEIESRSKFPELGKVYPGKVLNIVDFGCFVQLDMFRQSQGLVHISQLRQKGRVTSVSDVVSRGDKVMVKVLSISGNQKISLSMKDVDQDTGEDLNPMIQPGDLDEDDDMMGGRNPDRPTSLLELQTIADADEMTNLKRMNKISSPERWEIKQMLSANCIDKSELPDFDEETGILPKDNTEEEQDIEIEIVEDEPPFLHGHGRNLHDLSPVRIVKNPDGSLAQAAMMQSALSKERREHKMLQREQEMDSVPKNVTKNWIDPLPDNDSRQLASNMRGIGLTAQDVPEWKKHVIGGKKSSFGMKTNLTLLEQRQSLPIYKLKDELIKAVTDNQILIVIGETGSGKTTQITQYLAEAGFTSRGKIGCTQPRRVAAMSVAKRVSEEFGCRLGQEVGYTIRFEDCTSPETVIKYMTDGMLLRECLVDFDLKNYSVIMLDEAHERTINTDVLFGLLKQAVTKRKELKLIVTSATLDAVKFSQYFFEAPIFTIPGRTFPVEVLYTKEPETDYLDASLITIMQIHLREPPGDVLLFLTGQEEIDTACEILYERMKSLGPDIPELIILPVYSALPSEMQTRIFEAAPPGSRKVVIATNIAETSLTIDGIYYVVDPGFVKQKVYNSKTGMDSLVVTPISQAQAKQRAGRAGRTGPGKCYRLYTERAYRDEMLPTPVPEIQRTNLATTVLQLKTMGINDLLHFDFMDAPPVESLIMALESLHSLSALDDEGLLTRLGRRMAEFPLEPNLSKMLIMSVHLQCSEEILTIVSMLSVQNVFYRPKDKQALADQKKAKFNQVEGDHLTLLAVYNSWKNNKFSNAWCYENFVQVRTLKRAQDVRKQLLGIMDRHKLDVVSAGKNTARIQKAICSGFFRNASKKDPQEGYRTLVDGQAVYIHPSSALFNRQPEWVMYHELVQTTKEYMREVTTIDPRWLVEFAPAFFKFSDPTKLSKFKKNQRLEPLYNKYEEPNSWRISRVRRRRN; encoded by the exons ATGGATGAATTACCGAAATTAGAACATTTGTCATTagtatcaaaaatatgtaccGAATTAGAAAACCATTTGGGACTCAACGACAAAGATTTGG ctgaatttattattgaccTAGCTTTCAACAACGATACATTAGAAACATTCAAAAAGGCTCTCTTGAAAAATGGAGCTGAATTTTcg gatTCTTTTATTGCCAATTTGTTACGTATTATACAGCATATGCAACCGAAAACATCAAAACAATctggaaataaattatatgataatactgACAAAAGTGATACATTGGCATGTAAATTTCCCGGTTTAGCAATACCCAATGATATTGTTGGTGAAGAAAATGACCCCATTAGTGCTGTCATGGCTGAATTAGAGTCTTTTGCTCCGATTCTTAGCACCAA tGGCGCTGTAGATGACAAAACTAACAAATCAAATGTTTCACATGACAAACGTTTGTCCAGAAGTCGATCTAAGAGTCATGATAGGCAACACAGGAGACGAAGTTCTAAAAACAGAAGTAGAAGTCGAGAAAAACATCGTAAGGACAAAAGTCGTGATAGACAAAGGGATAGAAGCCGTGATAGACAGAGGGATAGAAGCCGTGATAGACAGAGGGATAGAAGCCGTGATAGACAGAGGGAAAGAAGCCGTGATAAACAGAGGGATAGACAGGGGGATAGGAGCCGTAATAAACAGAGTGATAGACACCATAAAGAAAAATCATTTAGAGATAGAAGTAAAGAAAAACGAAGAGATCAAAATAACGATCGCTACAGAAATCAAGATAGGTATGACCATCACAATTCTAATAGAAGCAGGAGTGAAGATGGACAAAGAAAAGAAAGACATGATAAAGA aaTTGAATCAAGGAGCAAATTTCCAGAATTGGGAAAAGTGTATCCTGGTAAAGTCTTGAATATTGTAGATTTTGGTTGTTTTGTACAATTAGATATGTTCCGTCAATCCCAAGGACTTGTACACATTTCACAATTACGTCAAAAAGGAAGAGTGACTTCTGTTAGTGATGTTGTTTCTAGAGGTGATAAAGTCATG GTAAAAGTTTTATCTATTAGTGGTAACCAAAAGATTTCATTATCCATGAAAGACGTTGATCAAGACACTGGAGAAGACTTAAACCCTATGATACAGCCTGGAGATTTAGA tgaagACGATGATATGATGGGTGGCCGTAACCCTGATAGACCAACTTCTTTATTGGAGTTACAAACCATTGCTGATGCAGATGaaatgacaaatttaaaacgtatgAATAAGATTTCATCTCCAGAGCGCTGGGAAATAAAacaa atgttATCTGCCAATTGTATTGACAAAAGCGAACTTCCCGATTTTGATGAAGAAACTGGTATTTTACCCAAAGACAACACTGAGGAAGAACAAGATATAGAAATTGAAATTGTTGAAGACGAACCTCCATTTTTACATGGCCATGGTAGAAATCTCCACGATCTCAGTCCA gtACGTATAGTTAAAAATCCAGATGGCTCTCTTGCACAAGCAGCCATGATGCAAAGTGCTTTGTCCAAAGAACGTAGAGaacataaaatgttacaaCGTGAACAAGAAATGGATTCTGTGCCTAAAAATGTTACTAAAAATTGGATTGATCCTCTACCAGATA acgaTAGTAGACAATTAGCTTCAAACATGCGAGGAATTGGTTTGACTGCCCAAGATGTGCCGGAATGGAAAAAACATGTTATTGGTGGTAAAAAAAGTTCATTTGGAATGAAGACCAACTTGACTCTCTTAGAACAAAGACAAAgcttacctatttataaactcAAAGATGAACTCatcaaa GCTGTGACTGACAATCAAATTTTGATCGTCATTGGAGAAACTGGTTCAGGAAAAACCACTCAGATTACTCAATATTTAGCTGAGGCTGGGTTTACATCAAGAGGTAAAATTGGATGTACTCAACCTAGAAGAGTGGCAGCCATGTCTGTTGCAAAAAGAGTATCTGAAGAATTTGGATGCAGATTAGGTCAAGAAGTTGGTTACACTATACGTTTTGAAGATTGCACTAGTCCAGAGACCGTTATCAA ataCATGACAGACGGAATGTTGCTGCGTGAATGTCTAGTAGATTTTGAcctgaaaaattattctgtaATCATGTTGGATGAAGCTCACGAAAGAACAATAAACACTGACGTTTTATTTGGATTATTAAAACAAGCTGTCACAAAAAGGAAAGAACTTAAACTAATTGTTACGTCTGCTACTCTAGACGCTGTGAAGTTTTCTCAATACTTTTTTGAAGCACCCATATTCACAATTCCTGGACGTACATTCCCTGTTGAAGTGTTATATACTAAAGAACCTGAGACTGACTACCTAGATGCATCACTCATTACAATTATGCAAATACATTTACGTGAACCACCTGGTGACGTATTGCTTTTCTTGACGGGTCAAGAAGAAATTGATACAGCTTGTGAAATTTTATATGAGAGAATGAAGTCATTAGGACCTGATATACcagagttaattattttacctgtCTATTCAGCTCTACCTAGTGAAATGCAAACTAGAATTTTTGAAGCAGCCCCTCCTGGATCtcgaaaa gTTGTAATTGCTACTAATATTGCTGAGACTTCATTGACAATTGATGGTATCTATTATGTTGTCGATCCTGgatttgtaaaacaaaaagtttataattcaaaaactggAATGGACTCTTTGGTTGTCACACCAATTTCTcaa GCACAAGCCAAACAAAGAGCTGGTCGTGCTGGCCGTACTGGACCAGGTAAATGTTATAGACTTTATACAGAGAGAGCCTATCGAGATGAGATGTTGCCAACACCTGTACCTGAAATACAGCGCACAAATTTAGCAACTAca GTATTGCAACTGAAAACTATGGGCATTAATGATTTACTTCATTTTGACTTCATGGATGCCCCTCCAGTTGAAAGTTTAATCATGGCCTTAGAATCATTGCATTCTTTGAGTGCATTAGATGATGAAGGTCTACTTACCAGATTGGGAAGACGA atggcAGAATTTCCACTGGAACCAAATCTCTCCAAAATGTTGATTATGTCTGTTCATCTTCAATGTTCCGAAGAGATATTGACTATTGTATCCATGCTTTctgttcaaaatgttttttatagacCAAAAGATAAACAAGCATTAGCTGAtcaaaaaaaagcaaaattcAATCAAGTTGAAGGTGATCATTTAACACTTTTGGCCGTGTACAATtcttggaaaaataataagtttagtaATGCTTGGTGTTATGAGAATTTTGTCCAAGTACGTACACTCAAAAGAGCCCAAGATGTTCGTAAACAATTGCTAGGAATCATGGACCg ACATAAGTTGGATGTCGTTTCAGCCGGTAAAAATACAGCTCGAATACAAAAAGCTATTTGTTCTGGATTTTTCCGTAATGCATCTAAAAAAGATCCACAAGAAGGTTACCGTACTCTTGTTGATGGACAGGCAGTTTATATTCATCCTAGCAGTGCTTTGTTCAACAGACAACCTGAATG GGTGATGTATCATGAGCTGGTTCAAACTACCAAAGAATATATGCGTGAGGTAACAACAATAGATCCAAGGTGGCTTGTTGAATTCGCACCAGCATTCTTTAAATTCTCTGATCCAACAAAGTTGAGCAAGTTCAAAAAGAACCAACGGCTAGAACcactttataacaaatatgaaGAACCAAATTCCTGGAGAATTTCCAGAGTGCGTAGGAGAAGaaactaa
- the LOC113550625 gene encoding RNA-binding region-containing protein 3-like, which yields MASSTVIVRHFPPQITSEDKEEFLKYFGAKYVKILTSRTNQRSIAYARFESQEFAEAVIQRLHQKELLGHRLTVELSANDLDVNLMKCPKPLPVIECNTDKVKQLQEDYLKKLNSWSAAIDLNQPPPHHLHYSYPDPNPYILSNIANALAYNQKFYYQVLHLMNRMNLPAPFEPIIGYPLNKFMKIETADKYTTTDETDPDLSESEMESDNESDHNIEPKLSLFKKKICKVIKPKRLKNVTTTVLKKAKVELANVFDAVEYEIPKKIEVKVPAELKPVEGPTADTEGGFGVIYSSKSINKEEDKKESDSDDDLTGDCISKEELATNRLSDKDMNNMPIFKNYYPGAPSCRLYIKNLAKTVLDNDLKYIYKRFIKSGDLKPGTMFDVRLMQDGRMKGQAFVTLPCVENAQQALNETNGYILKDKPMIVQFARSATAK from the exons ATGGCATCTTCTACAGTCATAGTGCGTCATTTCCCTCCACAAATTACATCTGAAGATAAAGAAGAGTTTCTCAAGTATTTTGGTGccaaatatgttaaaatattgacatCTAGAACAAATCAGAGATCTATTGCGTATGcgag GTTTGAATCCCAAGAATTTGCTGAAGCTGTTATTCAGCGGTTGCATCAAAAAGAATTGTTAGGCCATAGGTTGACTGTTGAATTATCTGCAAACGATCTCGATGTCAATCTTATGAAATGCCCTAAGCCACTACCAGTTATTGAATGCAACACTGACAAAGTAAAACAATTACAAgaggattatttaaaaaaattaaatagttggtCAGCTGCAATTGACCTAAATCAACCACCGCCACATCATCTGCACTATAGTTATCCTGATCCAAACCCATACATACTGTCAAATATTGCCAATGCATTAGCTTATAATCAGAAGTTCTACTATCAAGTCTTACACTTGATGAATCGCATGAACCTGCCTGCGCCTTTTGAACCTATCATAGGTTATCCTCTGAATAAGTTTATGAAAATCGAAACTGCAGATAAGTACACCACCACTGATGAAACTGATCCAGATCTTTCAGAATCTGAAATGGAAAGTGATAATGAAAGTGATCATAATATAGAACCTAAGTTATCTTTgttcaaaaagaaaatatgtaaagtTATAAAGCCTAagcgtttaaaaaatgtcacaACTACAGTGTTAAAAAAGGCCAAAGTTGAATTGGCCAATGTTTTTGACGCTGTTGAGTATGAGATACCAAAGAAAATTGAAGTCAAAGTACCAGCAGAATTAAAACCTGTCGAGGGACCAACTGCGGACACCGAAGGCGGATTTGGTGTAATATATTCATCAAAGAGTATAAACAAAGAAGAAGATAAAAAAGAAAGCGATTCAGATGATGATTTAACAGGAGATTGTATTAGTAAAGAAGAATTAGCTACAAATAGATTGTCAGACAaagatatgaataatatgcctatttttaagaattattatccTGGAGCTCCATCCTGTaggttatacattaaaaatttagcaAAAACAGTACtggataatgatttaaaatacatttataagagATTTATCAAATCTGGAGATCTCAAACCAGGAACTAT GTTTGATGTACGGCTGATGCAAGATGGGCGTATGAAGGGTCAAGCGTTTGTGACATTACCATGTGTAGAAAATGCCCAACAGGCACTGAATGAAACCaatggatatattttaaaagacaaaCCTATGATTGTACAATTTGCTAGATCAGCTACagcaaaataa